A genomic region of Penaeus vannamei isolate JL-2024 chromosome 42, ASM4276789v1, whole genome shotgun sequence contains the following coding sequences:
- the LOC113800138 gene encoding opsin, ultraviolet-sensitive — MAAPVILPSNQTQPRFDYYGYEVKMNGWNTPPEYLSYVDEHWLKYEAPNPMMHHLLGVLYIFLTICSCLGNGCVIWIFLTSKSLRTPSNMLIVNLALADFVMMLKTPVFIINSFNEGPVMGMLGCQIYGLMGAYTGPGAACTNAAIAFDRYRTITNPLEGRLTGGQVTAILFFIYAWITPWVMMPFFEIWNRFVPEGYLTSCTFDYMSEGSKFYVVGLWFCMWLCPMLIITTCYYLVYSHVAAHEKSLKKQASKMNVDSLRSGDKTNMRQEVRVAKVGATLTSLFLISWTPYAVVAFTCTFGRPDLVTPFVSMIPACTSKTAACIDPFVYAINHPKYRIELSKKMPWFCVHEKEETSAPSETVSKEAPANA; from the exons ATGGCCGCGCCTGTCATCCTGCCGTCCAACCAGACCCAACCTCGGTTCGATTACTATGG gtACGAAGTGAAGATGAACGGCTGGAACACCCCGCCAGAGTACCTCAGTTACGTCGACGAACACTGGCTCAAGTACGAAGCTCCGAACCCCATGATGCACCACCTCCTCGGCGTCCTCTATATCTTTCTCACTATCTGCTCCTGCCTCGGCAACGGCTGCGTCATCTGGATCTTTTTGAC ATCGAAGAGCCTGCGCACGCCCTCCAACATGCTGATCGTGAACCTGGCCTTGGCGGACTTCGTGATGATGCTGAAGACGCCCGTTTTCATCATCAACTCTTTCAACGAAGGACCCGTGATGGGGATGCTCGGCTGCCAGATCTACGGGCTGATGGGGGCCTACACAGGGCCAGGAGCCGCCTGCACCAACGCCGCCATTGCCTTTGATCGGTACAG GACCATCACCAACCCCCTGGAAGGACGCTTGACCGGCGGCCAGGTGACGGCCATCCTGTTCTTCATCTACGCCTGGATCACGCCCTGGGTCATGATGCCCTTCTTCGAGATCTGGAACCGATTTGTCCCTG AGGGGTACCTGACGAGCTGCACCTTCGACTACATGAGTGAAGGTTCCAAGTTCTACGTCGTCGGCCTCTGGTTCTGCATGTGGCTCTGCCCTATGCTCATCATCACTACCTGTTATTATCTTGTGTACTCCCACGTCGCCGCCCACGAGAAGTCGCTGAAGAAGCag gccAGCAAGATGAACGTGGACTCCCTCCGATCCGGCGACAAGACCAACATGAGGCAGGAGGTACGCGTGGCGAAGGTCGGTGCCACTCTCACCTCGCTCTTCCTTATCTCGTGGACGCCCTATGCCGTGGTCGCCTTCACCTGCACCTTCGGGAGGCCGGATCTGGTCACGCCCTTCGTGTCTATGATTCCTGCCTGCACCTCTAAGACTGCGGCCTGTATTGACCCCTTCGTCTACGCCATCAACCACCCCAA